The following DNA comes from Candidatus Liberimonas magnetica.
GTGCAAAATCAAGGTGTAGCTATGCACAACTCAAGGTTTTTTCTGCAGTTTGCCCTGGTTTCGGCTCTTTTAGGCGCTATTTTTATAGATTACTTATCCAGGGTAAAATATTTAAAGTTTTTCTCTCATGTTATATTAACGGCAGTGATACTGTTCTCATTGCCTTATTCGATGCTTTACCTGAAGAATTTTTATTTAGATACGACTTCAAAATGTACCAGAGCCCAAGCCGGCAGCTGGATAAAAGACAATATACCGGCCGGTTCTATAATAGGGTTACATGACCTGCCCCAGCCTGCTTTCACTCCGTTTTTCAAGTTCAACGATTATAAGCTGTTACTGATAAACAACATCAATGATAAAGAGGTTCTGATGGATTATTTTGTGGCAAAAAACCCGAGAGAGGTCCTGGATAACGAATACTTCAGGAATAACTACGAACTGGTGAAAAGTTTTGAAACTGCAGATAACATATTCGGTTTTAAAGTTACAATAATACAGTCAAGCGTTAACTCAACTTTCGGCATTTATAAAAGGATAAGGTAAATAATGGGAATTTCTGTATTGATGCCGGTTTATAACGAGGAAAACTATATTGAAGAAATAGTAAAAAGGGTCACAGCCCAGAGCAATATAGACGAGGTAGTCATTGTCAATGACGGATCTACGGACTCTACAAGAGATAAATTAGGAAGGCTTTCAAACAGCAAAATACGCGTAATAAACCTTGAAAAGAACGGGGGTAAAGGCCTTGCTGTAAGAGAAGGTTTAAAATATGTTAAAGGTGATATTCTGATAATTCAGGATGCAGACCTTGAATACAACCCGGGCGAGTATCCCGCGCTGCTGGAGCCTTTTAAAGACCCTCGAGTCGAAGTCGTTTACGGGTCACGGGTCAGAAAGCAAATAGGGGAATATTCCTATATAACCTTTTTTTTCGGCGGTCTGCTTTTGACTGCTATAACCGATATTCTATATCTTACTTTTTTAACCGATGAGCCTACAGGCTATAAAGTCTTTAAGACAGAGGTTTTAAGAAACCTGAGCCTTGAAAGCAAAGGGTTTGAGTTTTGTCCGGAAGTAACAGCAAAGCTGCTGCGCAAAGGCATCAAAATAGTCGAAGTGCCGGTATCGTACAGCCCGCGCAATTTTTCTCAAGGCAAGAAAATAAGGCCTAAAGACGGGTTTATAGCTATCTGGACGCTTTTAAAGTACCGTTTTATCAAATAGCATAATCAGCAAAAAAGCACCATGGAAAAGAAACAAATTATTTTTATTTTTTTATTTTCTTTAACTATATACCTGCTTTATACCGGGTTATTTTGCGGTTTCAAATGGTTTATGTTCGGAGACGCCACGGAATACGAACGGTATGCTGTGAATTTATTGAGCGGGAAAGGCTATGTTTATGATATCGGGGGCATAGAGTCCTATGCCCGGAGACCTCCTTTATACCCGTTTTTGCTGGCTTTTATTTATTATGTTTTCGGCCATTCTTTTGTAGTAGTCAAAATCGTTCAAGCGGTACTTGCGTCTGTAACCAATGTGATAACATATTCGATCCTGTTAAAATTTACAGGTAATAAGGCAACTGCCTTTATTTCCGGATTGTTTTCAAGTATTTACTTTGCTTATATTTACGGTGTGTATATGCACCTGGCGGACGGCTTATTTACGTTTCTGCTTGTCTTGTCTGTATATCTGCTTATCATAAGCAATGAAGATAAAATGCCCGGATATTTATTGTCAGGAATAGTGCTGGGGCTTGCAACCTTGACCCGCCCGACGACTTTAATACTGCCTGTCATATTACTGCCCTGGTTCATTTTTAAATACAAAAACAAAGCTGTAAAAATATTTTCAGCCTATCTGGTAGGCTTTGTTTGCTTAATAGCTCCCTGGACCATAAGGAATTATCTCGTGTATAATGCGTTTATACCGGTGCAAACCCGCAGCGGAGAAAACTTCTGGGCATCTAACAATCCCTGGTCAAAAGGGAGGTGCAACCAGCAACATAATGATATCGAGAATATCAAGGACCTGAGCGAACTGGAAAAAGACAAACGGATGACCAAATGGGCTGTTGACTATTTAAAAGGATTAAGTACTGTTCAATTTTGTAAACTATATTTTCTTAA
Coding sequences within:
- a CDS encoding glycosyltransferase family 2 protein, whose amino-acid sequence is MGISVLMPVYNEENYIEEIVKRVTAQSNIDEVVIVNDGSTDSTRDKLGRLSNSKIRVINLEKNGGKGLAVREGLKYVKGDILIIQDADLEYNPGEYPALLEPFKDPRVEVVYGSRVRKQIGEYSYITFFFGGLLLTAITDILYLTFLTDEPTGYKVFKTEVLRNLSLESKGFEFCPEVTAKLLRKGIKIVEVPVSYSPRNFSQGKKIRPKDGFIAIWTLLKYRFIK
- a CDS encoding glycosyltransferase family 39 protein encodes the protein MEKKQIIFIFLFSLTIYLLYTGLFCGFKWFMFGDATEYERYAVNLLSGKGYVYDIGGIESYARRPPLYPFLLAFIYYVFGHSFVVVKIVQAVLASVTNVITYSILLKFTGNKATAFISGLFSSIYFAYIYGVYMHLADGLFTFLLVLSVYLLIISNEDKMPGYLLSGIVLGLATLTRPTTLILPVILLPWFIFKYKNKAVKIFSAYLVGFVCLIAPWTIRNYLVYNAFIPVQTRSGENFWASNNPWSKGRCNQQHNDIENIKDLSELEKDKRMTKWAVDYLKGLSTVQFCKLYFLKAASFVYPFMCEYSFKYDPTFGMIIPFWFYGMYLTIKSKDLQGWLFLLILLTFFMFTLIYYGGEIRFRMAYSPYIIMLSSIGIANFTRVLGNMRVSAAVYLLWLVINIWAFFYYQYLYMIANYFLVAIRGS